The genomic region TCCAGCGGGGTCACCGCCACCAGGGCATTCGCCGGACTGAAATCGGCGGGCCGGTGCAGGACCTCCCGGACCGATTCCGGGTCCCGGACCACAAGATACGGACACCCGGAGCCGCCCGGGGCTTTCCCCCGAGCCACCTTCGCCGCGGACCCGGTAGTGAGAGCCGCCGGCATCATGCGGGCACCCCGTTCAGCCAGGCGGCTGCGCCGGCACGGAAGTCAGCCGGGGACAGTTCGGAGGCCTGGCCCGGAAGGGCGCCCAGGAGCGGCACCCGCAGCGTTCCGAGAACCTGCCGGTTGCTGTTGTGGACGGCGTGGGGGCTGGCTGGCCAGCTTCCGATCACCACGCCGAGGACATCAAGCCCGCGCGCGGAAAGCGCCTCGAGGGTCAGGGCGGTGTGGTTCAGCGTGCCAAGCCCCGGACGGACGACGACCACAAATGCCGCCGCCAGCAGGGATCCGAGGTCCGCCATGGTGCCGCCGTCGGAATCCAGCTCCACGAGGAGGCCGCCGGCGCCCTCCACCAGGACGTGGTCGTGGGCGTCGGCGAGTTCGCGGATCCGCTCTGCGTGCGCAGCCAACGAGGGCAGCGGCGTCCCATCGAGGGCCGCAGCCGCGACGGGCGCCATGGGTTCCTGCAGGACGACCCCGGCCTCAGCGCTCACGCCGGCGAGCCGGACGATTTCGGCCGCATCGGAATCACCGTCGGCGGCACCCGACTGGCACGGCTTGTACACCGCCACGCTGCGTCCCGTTCCGTGCAGGACAGCGGCGAGGGCCGCCGTCGTGATGGTTTTGCCGACGCCGGTGTCCGTTCCGGTGACCAGAACGACGGGGGACAGGTTCATGGAAGTTCCTCCAAAATGCCGCGCAGCACCGCGCAGCCTGTTTCGATTTCTTCGGGCGTGAGCGTGGCGCGAGCGGTGAGCCGCAACCGCGGGATCCCGTCCGGAACGGACGGTGGGCGGAAACAGCCGATCCGGACGCCGGCGCTGCGGGCGGACTCGGCGGCCGCCAGGGCTGACTCCGCGGACGGCATGGGGATGGACTGGACGGCTCCCGCTGTCCGGTCAGGGACCGCGCCGCGGTTGGCAAGGGCCGGGGCAAGCCCGGCGGCAAGCGCGGCCGCGTTGCTGTGGACGGATGCCGCCCGCCACGGTTCCTCCCTGATGATCCGCACCGCGGCGAGGGCACCTGCGGCGGACGCCGGCGCCAGACCGGTGTCGAAGATGAAGCTGCGGGCACGGTTCAGGACGTGTTCCCGCAAGAGGACGGATCCCAGGACGGCTCCGCCCTGGCTGCCCAGGGCCTTCGACAGCGTGGCGGTCACGATCACGTTCGGATGGCCGGCAAGGACGGTCCCCGCCACCGAGCCACAGCCTTGAAAGCTTCCGCTGCCGGTGACGCCGAGGCTGTGGGCCTCGTCGATGAGCAGCACGGCGTCGTGCTGCTCGGCCAGGGCCAGCAGGTCCGGGAGCGGCGCCTCGTCTCCAAGGACGCTGTAGACGGATTCGACGGCGATCATCGCCCGCGGTTCCGTCCGGCCGCCAAGCAGCCGGCCGGCTTCCCCGACGCTGTTGTGGGCGAACGATTCGGTGCGGGACCGGCTGAGCCGGAAGCCGTCGATCATCGAGGCGTGGCAGTGCTCGTCCGCGATGATCAGGGTCCCCGGACCGCCCAGCGCCGTGATCACCCCGATGTTGGCCAGGTAGCCGGAGGAGAAGACCAGCGCCGATTCCATCCCGACCAGCATGGCCAGCTCCTGCTCGAGGTCCAGATGCAGCTGCGTGGTACCGGCCACCAGCCGCGAGGACGTGGCGCCTGCGCCCCAGCGCGATACGGCTTCCGCCGCTGCCCCGGTAACCCGCGGCTCCGTTGCGAGGCCCAGATAGTCGTTGCTGGCCAGGTCGATGAACTGTTCGTGCGCGGCGCGGGGGAGGGGGCGGCGCACCTGGCCCCGGCGTTCCCGGACCGCTGCCTGCCGTTCGAGCCACTGGGTCATCGAGGCGCTCATGACGCACGTCCGGCGCTGACTCGGACCCGTTGGACGTGGGGTTCAGGAACGTCGGCTTCGTGAACCCCAGCTTCATGGACCCCAGCCTCATGGACCTCGGTGACGGCCGCTGCCATCCCCGCCGTGATCCTGGCGATGTCCGCCGCGGTGCTGATGTACGGCGGCATGGTGTAGACAAGGTTCCGGAACGGGCGGACCCAGACGCCGTGGCGGATGGCTGCGGCGGTGACGGCGGGAACGTCGACGGCGCCATGCAGCTCGATGACCCCGACGGCGCCGATGGTGCGGACCTCCCGGACGGCACCAAGTTCAAGGGCAGGCGCCAGCCCGGCCGCCAGGCCGGTGCCGATTCGGGCGACGTCGGCCCGCCAGCTCCCGGACTCAATGATCCCGAGGCTGGCGTTGGCCACGGAACAGGCCAGCGGGTTGCCCATGAAGGTGGGGCCGTGCAGCAGGGCACCTGCCTGGCCGGCGGAAACAGTCGCGGCCACCTCGGCGGAGCAGAGCATCGCAGCAAGGGTCAGGTACCCGCCGGTCAGTGCCTTGCCCACGCACATGATGTCTGGCACGACACCGGCATGATCGGCCGCGAACAGCTCGCCGGTGCGGCCAAAGCCAGTGGCGATCTCGTCGAAGATGAGCAGCAGTCCGTTCCGGTCCGCCACCTCCCGGAGCGCCGTCAGGCATTCGGCCGGATACGCGTGCATGCCGCCGGCACCCTGAAGCACCGGCTCGACGATGACCGCCGCCAGTTCCGCAGAGTGCAGGGCCGCGAGCCCGGCAACTTCGGATGCCCAGGCCTGGACGGTTTCCGGGGTTGCCGATCCCGCCGCCGGAGGACGGGGCGCAAACAGGTTGCCGGCGAGCAGTCCGGGGAAGGCCGAATGCATGCCGTCCACGGGATCGCAGACCCCCATGGCCGCGAACGTGTCGCCGTGGTAGCCGCCACGGACGCTGAGGAACCGTTGCCGCTGCGGATGGCCGGCCGCTGTCTGGAACTGCACCGCCAGCTTCAGCGCAACCTCCACGGCAACGGAGCCCGAGTCCGCGAGGAACACCCGCTCCAGCCCCGGCCGGCCCGGGGCAGCCGGAGCCATGTCCACCAGCCGCTCGGCCAGTTCCACCGCCGGGGCATGGGTAAGCCCGCCGAACATCACGTGACTGAACTTTCCCAGCTGCGCGTTGGCAGCGGCATCCAGTGCCGGGTGGCGGTAGCCGTGGATCACCGACCACCACGAGGACATCGCGTCGATCACCTCGTGGCGTGTGCCGTCTTCGCCGCGGAGCCGCAGACGCACGCCGTCGGCTGCCTCCACCTCCCACAGCGGAAGGTCCGGGGAAGCGGATGCGTACGGGTGCCACAACCGGGCGCGGTCACGCTGGATCAGGCCGGTCTGCTGCCATTTCTGCGTCACGGGACCAGCACCCCGTGGCGGGAACATTCGGCGGACCACCCCAGCGGAGTGACCTGCACCTTCATCCGGCGCCGGCAGGCTGTGCAATAGCGCGGCGGTTCCATGGCCAGGCGTTCGCCGCACTTCCGGTGAGCGTACGACGGCGGGCCGTCGCCGCCGTCGTACGGCTCACCGCAGTGCCCGCAAAAGGCAGCCGTGGTTGCGCCGGTGCCGGTCAAAATCCCTTCGTTCACAGCGTTTTCTGGAGCTCTTTGATCGGCATGTTCAGCTCGACCAGCAGGTTCAGGTCCGCCGTCGCCGGGCGGCCCAGGGTGGTGAGGTAGTTGCCGACGATCACGGCGTTGATGCCGCCGAGGAGGCCGTCGCGGGTGCCGAGGTCGCCGAGCGTGAGTTCGCGGCCGCCGGCGTAGCGCAGCACGGTGCGGGGCATGGCGAGGCGGAAGGCGGCGATGGCGCGGAGGGCGTCCTTGCCGTCCATGATGCCCTGGTTTTCGAGCGGGGTGCCCGGGCGCGGGTTGAGGAAGTTCAGCGGGACTTCGTGCGGTTCGAGGGCTGCGAGCTGCGCGGCGAGTTCGGCGCGCTGCTCCAGGGATTCGCCCATGCCGATCAGGGCGCCGCAGCACAGTTCCATGCCGGCTGCCTTGACCATGTTGCAGGTGTCGAGGCGTTCCTCGTAGCTGTGTGTGGTGACGACTTCGGGGAAATAGCTGCGGGCTGTTTCCAGGTTGTGGTTGTAGCGGTGCACGCCCCATTCCGCGAGCTGGTCCACCTGGCGCTGGGTGAGCATCCCAAGCGAGCAGGCGATGTTAATGTCGACCTCCTCGTTGATGCGGTCGATCGCGAACTTGATCTGGTTCATGAGCTTGATGTCGGGGCCGCGGACGGCGGCAACGATGCAGAACTCGGTGGCTCCGGTGGCGGCGGTTTCCTTCGCGGCCTTCACCAGTTCGGGAATGTCGAGCCAGACGCCGCGGACGGGGGAGTCGAACAGGCCGGACTGGCTGCAGAAGTGGCAGTCCTCCGGGCAGCCGCCGGTCTTGATGGAGATGATGCCTTCCACCTCGACGTCCTCGCCGCAGTGCCTCAGCCGGACCTCGTGGGCAAGCTGCAGGGCTGCGGGAAGGGCCTCATCCGGAAGGCGAAGTACTTCCTCGAGCTGCTCCTGGGTGAGCCCGATGCCGTCCTCGAGAACCTGCTGGCGGGCGGTCTCCAGGATGGGGAAGGTGCCGGGGATCGCGTGGCTTGTGGCTTCGCTCGCGTTTGCCTGAATCGTCATTGATGGGTCCTTTGCGTGTGGTGGCTATTCCTCCGAACTGACGCTAATTCCCCATCGACGGCAAGATTTTGTGGGGTCCCGACAATCAGACGGCCGGGACCTTAGTCGGGTCCCTACTCTGGTGGTGGCCCCAGCAGGAAGGGCACCGGCTTAGCGACTCTGTCAGGAAACTCGGCCGGTGCATGGCCGGGTCTGCCCGGACAGGGGGGCGCTGGTCCAGTCGTGGTCGGCGACATCCGGTCAATCGCAGTGTTCAGCACCTAGAATCGGTGACATGAGTGGGGAGAAACACGGCAGTTATGGCACCGGGCGGGAAGGTTTGCTTCGGCAAACGGCGGTCAACGCCAGCTGATAACGGACGGAGTCCCGTATGCGCGTTCTGGTCATTAACCACGTCAGCCTTGACGGCGTCTTGCAGGGGCCGGGCCGCCCTGACGAAGACACCCGTGACGGCTTCCTGCACGGCGGCTGGGCCCAGGAGGCGAATGACCCGGCCATGTTCGACGCCATGGGCGAGCGGATGGGGCAGGACTTCGCCTGGCTGTTCGGCCGCCGCAGCTACGACGACATGCTCACCTACTGGAATCAGGCCGGTGGCCCGTTCAAGGACGGCCTCAACAAAACAAGGAAGTACGTCGCCTCGTCCAGCCCCGATGCCGACTTGCCCTGGCCGAACTCCACGCTACTCAGCGGGGACGTACCCGCTGAGGTCGCTGCACTGCGCGAACAGCCCGGGGGCAACCTCGTGATCATGGGCAGTGGCCAGCTCATCCGGTCCCTGCTCCCGCACGGCCTGATCGACCAACTATTTCTGATGATTCACCCGCTGGTGCTCGGCTCGGGCCGCCGCTTGTTCGGACCGGATGATGAGGCGCGCCGGCTGAGATTGGTCGACTGCTCGCCCACCGCGACTGGAGTGCTGATGGCGACGTACCAGCCGGCCCAGCGGCTTTCCTGAAATTGGGCGCCGCGCCCCGGGCGACCGGCCGCCGTCGTACTTCAGCCTTAAACGGCTCCCCGGCGCCGCATGGTGCTCCCGCGGCATCAGACCCATACTCGATCTAAGGGTGGCCAAACACAAACAGCTGGCGGGGATCATGACCGACACCAACAACCGCAGGATTGACCTGCCCCTGGTTGATCACCATTGCCATGGCGTGGTCGAAACAGAACTCAGCGATGACGAGTTCAGGAGCCTGGCCACAGAATCCGACTGGCCGGGACCGGCAGGCACTGACAGCCTTGATTCACCCTTCGGGCTGGCGGTACGGCGTCTTTGCGCCCCGATCCTCGGACTTGAGCCGCTTGCGCCAATTGATGACTACATCGCGCATCGCAGGACCATTGGCGCCGCTGAAGCGAACAGGCTGCTGCTTCGCAGCACCGGAACATCCGACTACCTTCTTGACACGGGCATACCGGATACGAGGCTTCTTGACCCCGCCGCCATGGCGGCGTGTGCTGATGCCCGCACCCGCGAAATCGTCCGTATCGAGAGGGTGGCGGAGAACCTTGCTTCCGAGTCCACAGCAGCCGGCTTCGTTTCAAAGCTCCCGGAGACGCTGGCAGCCAGAAGCCGGGAAGCCGTGGGGCTGAAATCCATCATTGCCTACCGTCATGGCTTCGACATCCCTGCAGAACGGCCAACCGAGCGTGAAGCGCTCAAGGCGGCTGACGAATGGTTTCGTGCCGCCGGGAAGACGGGAACATTCAGGATCACTGACCCGGTACTGCTGACGTTCGGGCTTTGGGCGGGGATTGAGACAGGCCTTCCCATTCAGCTCCACACGGGATACGGCGACGGCGACATTGAGCTTTTCCGGGCTGACCCATCCCGACTCAATCCACTCTTCCACGCCACCAAATCACTGGGCGTCGATTTCATGCTGCTGCACTGCTACCCCTTCGTCAGGGAAGCCGGAATCCTCGCCCAGATCTTCCCGCACGTCTACCTGGATGTGGGTCTGGTTTCGCATTACCTGGGGCCAAGCTCCGGCACAGCAGTCCGCCAGGCGATGGAAATTGCGCCATTCAGCAAGATTCTCTACTCATCGGATTCGTACG from Arthrobacter globiformis harbors:
- a CDS encoding amidohydrolase family protein, whose translation is MTDTNNRRIDLPLVDHHCHGVVETELSDDEFRSLATESDWPGPAGTDSLDSPFGLAVRRLCAPILGLEPLAPIDDYIAHRRTIGAAEANRLLLRSTGTSDYLLDTGIPDTRLLDPAAMAACADARTREIVRIERVAENLASESTAAGFVSKLPETLAARSREAVGLKSIIAYRHGFDIPAERPTEREALKAADEWFRAAGKTGTFRITDPVLLTFGLWAGIETGLPIQLHTGYGDGDIELFRADPSRLNPLFHATKSLGVDFMLLHCYPFVREAGILAQIFPHVYLDVGLVSHYLGPSSGTAVRQAMEIAPFSKILYSSDSYGLGEHYAVSAANWRTSFADLMDEWVGSGWATPNDAERIATMVASKNARRVYKLDA
- a CDS encoding dihydrofolate reductase family protein; this translates as MRVLVINHVSLDGVLQGPGRPDEDTRDGFLHGGWAQEANDPAMFDAMGERMGQDFAWLFGRRSYDDMLTYWNQAGGPFKDGLNKTRKYVASSSPDADLPWPNSTLLSGDVPAEVAALREQPGGNLVIMGSGQLIRSLLPHGLIDQLFLMIHPLVLGSGRRLFGPDDEARRLRLVDCSPTATGVLMATYQPAQRLS
- the bioD gene encoding dethiobiotin synthase; its protein translation is MNLSPVVLVTGTDTGVGKTITTAALAAVLHGTGRSVAVYKPCQSGAADGDSDAAEIVRLAGVSAEAGVVLQEPMAPVAAAALDGTPLPSLAAHAERIRELADAHDHVLVEGAGGLLVELDSDGGTMADLGSLLAAAFVVVVRPGLGTLNHTALTLEALSARGLDVLGVVIGSWPASPHAVHNSNRQVLGTLRVPLLGALPGQASELSPADFRAGAAAWLNGVPA
- the bioB gene encoding biotin synthase BioB is translated as MTIQANASEATSHAIPGTFPILETARQQVLEDGIGLTQEQLEEVLRLPDEALPAALQLAHEVRLRHCGEDVEVEGIISIKTGGCPEDCHFCSQSGLFDSPVRGVWLDIPELVKAAKETAATGATEFCIVAAVRGPDIKLMNQIKFAIDRINEEVDINIACSLGMLTQRQVDQLAEWGVHRYNHNLETARSYFPEVVTTHSYEERLDTCNMVKAAGMELCCGALIGMGESLEQRAELAAQLAALEPHEVPLNFLNPRPGTPLENQGIMDGKDALRAIAAFRLAMPRTVLRYAGGRELTLGDLGTRDGLLGGINAVIVGNYLTTLGRPATADLNLLVELNMPIKELQKTL
- a CDS encoding 8-amino-7-oxononanoate synthase — protein: MTQWLERQAAVRERRGQVRRPLPRAAHEQFIDLASNDYLGLATEPRVTGAAAEAVSRWGAGATSSRLVAGTTQLHLDLEQELAMLVGMESALVFSSGYLANIGVITALGGPGTLIIADEHCHASMIDGFRLSRSRTESFAHNSVGEAGRLLGGRTEPRAMIAVESVYSVLGDEAPLPDLLALAEQHDAVLLIDEAHSLGVTGSGSFQGCGSVAGTVLAGHPNVIVTATLSKALGSQGGAVLGSVLLREHVLNRARSFIFDTGLAPASAAGALAAVRIIREEPWRAASVHSNAAALAAGLAPALANRGAVPDRTAGAVQSIPMPSAESALAAAESARSAGVRIGCFRPPSVPDGIPRLRLTARATLTPEEIETGCAVLRGILEELP
- the bsaP gene encoding biotin synthase auxiliary protein BsaP; translation: MNEGILTGTGATTAAFCGHCGEPYDGGDGPPSYAHRKCGERLAMEPPRYCTACRRRMKVQVTPLGWSAECSRHGVLVP
- a CDS encoding adenosylmethionine--8-amino-7-oxononanoate transaminase; the protein is MFPPRGAGPVTQKWQQTGLIQRDRARLWHPYASASPDLPLWEVEAADGVRLRLRGEDGTRHEVIDAMSSWWSVIHGYRHPALDAAANAQLGKFSHVMFGGLTHAPAVELAERLVDMAPAAPGRPGLERVFLADSGSVAVEVALKLAVQFQTAAGHPQRQRFLSVRGGYHGDTFAAMGVCDPVDGMHSAFPGLLAGNLFAPRPPAAGSATPETVQAWASEVAGLAALHSAELAAVIVEPVLQGAGGMHAYPAECLTALREVADRNGLLLIFDEIATGFGRTGELFAADHAGVVPDIMCVGKALTGGYLTLAAMLCSAEVAATVSAGQAGALLHGPTFMGNPLACSVANASLGIIESGSWRADVARIGTGLAAGLAPALELGAVREVRTIGAVGVIELHGAVDVPAVTAAAIRHGVWVRPFRNLVYTMPPYISTAADIARITAGMAAAVTEVHEAGVHEAGVHEADVPEPHVQRVRVSAGRAS